A stretch of Roseibium porphyridii DNA encodes these proteins:
- a CDS encoding TRAP transporter permease codes for MSDAIDPVPAQRDESASHALRGWQGKLFGLLCVLYAAWHLYSLNIAPLETWLFRILHICGALVLGFGLTSVLLTGPDNRLRKVAMERSVALIAGLPVIYALVLTLYGVFQYWNAGTVENPDTTFAYFGVSLAAGTLLAIVAGWFLRGNEGRISSIDWVLVLASIASTGFIALSLDALNLRLRAGTPFADPQNAWAAFVAMALMLELTRRVAGLALVAIAAIFVGYAFLGPWLPGFLEHRGYDAKRFFSYVFTDNGILGPTTAVSSTYIILFIIFAAFLQSSKVGDYFVNLAFATAGRARGGPAKVAVFASGLMGMINGTSAGNVVSTGSLTIPLMKRVGYRSQSAGAIEAAASTGGQIMPPIMGAGAFIMAEITGIPYTDLVIAALIPSVLYFVSIYFMVDFEAKRLGMRGMTSDEVPKFRKLARQAFLFLPIFILVGSLFLGYSVIRAGTLAIASAAVVSWLTPFRMGPLQIIEALRNASQMSIQIITVCATAGIIVGVISLTGVGARFSSLLFELAETSKLLALIFAMIISIILGMGMPTTAAYAVAASVVAPGLIELGIAPLIAHFFVFYFAVVSAITPPVALAAYAGAAIAGAEPMRTSVTAFRVGLAAFIVPYMFFYSPGLLMEASWIEIIRNAITAIIGVYFLSGAVQGYLMSPLAPVWRILLLGAALCMISGDWRTDVIGIVLGAALWLKSRHDVERVAREA; via the coding sequence ATGTCTGACGCCATCGACCCCGTTCCCGCCCAACGGGACGAATCTGCCAGCCACGCCTTACGGGGCTGGCAGGGGAAGTTGTTCGGTCTTCTGTGTGTGCTTTATGCAGCCTGGCATCTCTACAGTCTCAACATCGCACCACTTGAGACCTGGCTTTTCCGCATACTGCATATTTGCGGAGCTCTCGTTCTCGGGTTTGGGCTAACAAGCGTCCTGCTCACCGGTCCGGACAATCGCTTGCGTAAAGTGGCAATGGAACGGAGCGTTGCACTCATTGCTGGACTGCCGGTGATCTATGCACTCGTGCTGACCCTTTACGGTGTCTTTCAATATTGGAACGCGGGAACAGTTGAAAACCCCGACACGACCTTTGCCTATTTCGGGGTTTCGCTCGCCGCCGGCACATTGTTGGCGATTGTGGCCGGATGGTTCCTTCGCGGAAATGAGGGCCGTATTTCCTCAATTGACTGGGTTCTGGTGCTGGCCAGTATTGCGTCGACCGGCTTTATTGCGCTCAGCCTTGATGCCTTGAATTTGAGGCTGCGCGCGGGTACCCCGTTTGCGGATCCGCAAAACGCCTGGGCTGCATTCGTTGCCATGGCGCTCATGCTGGAACTTACGCGCCGTGTCGCGGGTCTTGCCCTGGTTGCGATTGCCGCAATTTTTGTCGGATATGCCTTTTTGGGGCCGTGGCTACCCGGATTTCTGGAACATCGCGGGTATGATGCAAAACGATTTTTCAGCTACGTATTTACCGACAACGGCATTCTTGGCCCGACAACCGCCGTCTCTTCCACCTACATCATTCTTTTCATTATTTTTGCAGCTTTCCTGCAAAGTTCAAAAGTTGGCGACTATTTCGTCAACCTGGCCTTTGCAACAGCGGGCCGCGCACGTGGAGGGCCGGCCAAGGTTGCCGTCTTCGCCTCCGGACTGATGGGAATGATCAATGGCACATCTGCCGGCAACGTTGTGTCGACAGGCTCGCTGACGATCCCGCTGATGAAGCGTGTGGGATATCGCTCACAATCGGCAGGCGCAATCGAGGCTGCTGCCTCAACCGGTGGCCAGATCATGCCTCCGATTATGGGGGCCGGCGCCTTCATCATGGCCGAGATCACCGGAATTCCCTATACGGATCTCGTCATCGCAGCCCTGATACCGTCCGTGCTTTATTTTGTCTCGATCTATTTCATGGTCGATTTCGAGGCGAAACGCCTCGGCATGCGCGGCATGACCAGTGACGAAGTTCCCAAATTCAGAAAGCTCGCCAGGCAGGCGTTTCTGTTCCTTCCCATATTCATTCTGGTCGGCTCTCTTTTCCTCGGCTATTCGGTGATCCGTGCCGGCACGCTCGCGATTGCATCTGCCGCGGTCGTGAGCTGGCTGACGCCGTTTCGCATGGGTCCGCTCCAGATCATCGAGGCACTGCGCAATGCGTCGCAGATGTCCATTCAGATCATCACGGTCTGCGCAACGGCTGGCATCATTGTCGGCGTGATTTCACTGACAGGTGTCGGCGCCAGGTTCTCTTCATTGCTGTTCGAGCTCGCCGAAACCAGCAAACTGCTCGCACTGATTTTCGCAATGATCATCTCGATCATTCTGGGCATGGGCATGCCGACAACCGCAGCCTATGCCGTTGCTGCCTCAGTGGTGGCACCGGGCCTGATCGAACTCGGCATCGCGCCGCTGATCGCGCATTTCTTCGTGTTCTATTTTGCAGTCGTCTCCGCGATTACTCCGCCAGTGGCCCTCGCTGCCTATGCCGGCGCTGCCATTGCCGGAGCAGAACCCATGCGCACATCGGTGACGGCGTTCAGGGTCGGCCTGGCCGCGTTCATCGTACCGTACATGTTCTTCTACAGTCCCGGTCTTTTGATGGAGGCCAGCTGGATCGAAATCATCCGCAACGCAATTACCGCCATCATCGGAGTCTATTTCCTGTCCGGCGCGGTCCAGGGCTATCTGATGAGCCCCCTTGCTCCGGTCTGGCGCATTCTGCTTCTGGGCGCCGCCCTTTGCATGATCTCTGGCGATTGGCGGACGGATGTGATCGGCATCGTGCTCGGCGCTGCGCTTTGGTTGAAATCACGTCATGACGTTGAACGCGTCGCCAGGGAAGCCTGA
- a CDS encoding NAD(P)H-dependent oxidoreductase, with amino-acid sequence MRVLVVYCHPCEESFNAALCKTVVGALEEDSHDVRLTDLYARGFNPVMSAQERRGYHTPQSNTVPIAQDLADIKWCEAIVFIYPTWWFGLPAMLKGWLERVWVPHETFIMPTATEDLRPNMQNISHIGIVTTCGASWFVSKFVGEPGRKTIMRGIKLLAKPRCKTRYLAHYKMDSSTQESRQNYIAKAKKEMAAFLR; translated from the coding sequence ATGCGCGTTCTTGTCGTTTATTGTCATCCCTGTGAAGAAAGCTTCAATGCCGCATTGTGCAAGACCGTTGTTGGGGCTTTAGAGGAAGACAGCCACGATGTGCGCCTGACGGATCTTTATGCGAGAGGCTTCAACCCGGTCATGAGCGCGCAGGAGCGGCGGGGCTATCACACACCGCAGTCGAACACCGTGCCGATTGCGCAGGATCTGGCCGACATCAAGTGGTGTGAGGCAATCGTGTTCATTTATCCAACCTGGTGGTTCGGTCTTCCGGCAATGCTGAAAGGGTGGCTGGAACGGGTTTGGGTACCGCATGAGACGTTCATCATGCCGACCGCGACTGAGGATTTGCGGCCTAACATGCAGAACATTTCGCACATCGGGATCGTGACGACCTGCGGTGCAAGCTGGTTTGTGTCCAAGTTCGTGGGGGAACCCGGGCGCAAAACCATCATGCGTGGCATCAAGCTCCTCGCAAAACCGCGTTGCAAGACCCGTTATCTGGCACACTACAAGATGGACAGCTCAACCCAGGAGAGCCGCCAGAACTACATTGCCAAAGCCAAAAAGGAAATGGCGGCATTCCTGCGATAA